One genomic segment of Natrialbaceae archaeon AArc-T1-2 includes these proteins:
- a CDS encoding TRAP transporter large permease, translated as MIELGFTTVLVGLALLCALLFVFGMPILLVFGLWVVGFHLLVPQFPMTNMAIESHAELQNFAYVAIPLFILVGDLIHEGNIADDLIAFSRQTIGWLPGSTGNTALSCSAIFSAITGSNTATTAAVGKALHPPMVDEGYDSTYAAATVAAGGTVGAIIPPSILLIIYGVLFGVSITDLFIAGIVPGIAMVGGMVAVNSYLSSRTTYGVSSHDFEFRPAEIALSTWKAKLGLGTIVILLGGIFLGFFTPSEASAVAVVYILLTGILARRIDGLDQIVRACFTSLLLIGVIMPVTVFAVLVQQNLSFLGVQTVVSDAILRLDSDWAIILAMMIIMLITGSLLSSVPNIVLTAPFLTPAAMELGLDPVTWGVLFMMSDAIGFITPPYGLNLYVISGLTDIDYMKVAYAALPHLLVLIGIWTAFFLVPELNVLAPG; from the coding sequence ATGATTGAACTCGGCTTCACCACGGTGTTGGTCGGGTTGGCGCTTCTGTGTGCACTCCTGTTCGTGTTCGGAATGCCGATCTTGCTCGTGTTCGGGCTGTGGGTCGTCGGCTTTCATCTCCTCGTTCCGCAGTTTCCGATGACGAACATGGCGATCGAGTCACACGCGGAACTCCAGAACTTCGCGTACGTCGCGATACCGCTTTTCATTCTCGTCGGCGACCTCATACACGAGGGGAATATCGCGGACGATCTCATCGCGTTCTCACGACAGACGATCGGCTGGCTGCCGGGAAGTACCGGTAACACCGCCCTCTCGTGTTCGGCGATCTTCTCTGCGATCACCGGCTCTAACACGGCGACGACCGCTGCGGTCGGCAAAGCGCTTCATCCGCCGATGGTCGACGAGGGTTACGACTCGACGTACGCGGCGGCGACCGTCGCGGCCGGCGGGACCGTCGGTGCGATCATCCCGCCGAGTATCCTGCTCATCATCTACGGCGTGCTCTTTGGCGTCTCGATCACCGACCTCTTCATCGCGGGGATCGTTCCCGGGATCGCGATGGTCGGCGGGATGGTCGCGGTCAACTCGTATCTCTCCTCGAGAACCACATACGGCGTCTCGAGTCACGACTTCGAGTTTCGTCCCGCCGAGATCGCACTCTCCACGTGGAAGGCGAAACTCGGACTCGGGACGATCGTGATCCTCCTGGGTGGAATCTTCCTCGGATTTTTCACCCCTTCGGAGGCGTCCGCGGTCGCCGTGGTCTACATCCTGCTCACCGGCATCCTCGCACGGCGAATCGACGGACTCGATCAGATCGTCCGGGCCTGTTTCACCTCGCTGTTGCTCATCGGCGTCATCATGCCGGTAACGGTGTTCGCCGTGCTCGTCCAGCAGAATCTCTCGTTTCTCGGGGTCCAGACGGTCGTCTCGGATGCGATCTTGCGTCTCGACTCCGACTGGGCGATCATCCTCGCGATGATGATCATCATGCTGATTACGGGATCGCTGCTCTCGTCGGTCCCGAACATCGTCCTCACGGCCCCGTTTCTCACTCCCGCCGCGATGGAACTCGGACTCGATCCGGTCACGTGGGGCGTTCTCTTCATGATGAGCGACGCGATCGGCTTTATCACACCACCGTACGGGCTGAACCTCTACGTCATCAGCGGTCTGACTGACATCGACTACATGAAGGTAGCCTACGCGGCGTTACCGCACTTACTCGTTCTGATCGGGATCTGGACGGCGTTTTTCCTCGTCCCCGAGTTGAACGTCCTGGCTCCGGGCTGA
- a CDS encoding TRAP transporter substrate-binding protein yields the protein MAGAPSLESEAHLWDGTGVYGHDEFVQRVENASDGGLEVSYSGDSSICGEEDCPESVVQDLVDVGSASIGNSSSQWPSNDVFLIPYTFPTVASVTHVISHEETWERYWVPFAEEYGVVPFFFGVPFFRQLMIGQDTHDADDSIRTPEDLEGLAIRRTESENASTAIEAWGANPESVAWGDTVEGLRTGVIDGAETWSSAAAAFGMTETLGEVVVNDWSIGYQGWWASVDWLQSLDDEDRELLADVTRELTEDAVHLHDDVVEERIGQTSPPADGTAMAEHDITVNTLEDDELDAWRAPVDPQDHPELYDQIYAYVDDLGVDGQEFHDYLWTEARADTTPTDVTDVTVDTWWDDYVDDL from the coding sequence ATGGCAGGGGCTCCCAGTCTCGAGTCCGAGGCACACCTGTGGGACGGCACCGGTGTCTACGGTCACGACGAGTTCGTGCAACGAGTCGAAAACGCAAGCGACGGCGGCCTCGAGGTGTCTTACTCCGGGGATAGTTCGATCTGTGGTGAAGAGGACTGTCCGGAGAGCGTCGTGCAAGATCTCGTCGACGTCGGCTCTGCCTCGATCGGCAACTCGAGTAGCCAGTGGCCGTCGAACGACGTGTTCCTGATCCCGTATACGTTCCCGACGGTGGCCTCGGTCACGCACGTGATCAGCCACGAGGAGACCTGGGAGCGATACTGGGTGCCGTTCGCCGAGGAGTACGGCGTCGTTCCGTTCTTCTTCGGCGTCCCGTTTTTCCGTCAGCTCATGATCGGTCAGGACACCCACGACGCCGACGATTCGATCCGGACGCCAGAGGACCTCGAGGGGCTCGCAATCCGTCGGACCGAAAGCGAGAACGCCTCGACGGCGATCGAAGCGTGGGGTGCGAACCCGGAGTCGGTCGCCTGGGGCGACACCGTCGAGGGGCTTCGAACGGGCGTCATCGACGGAGCCGAGACCTGGTCGAGCGCCGCGGCGGCGTTCGGAATGACGGAGACGCTCGGTGAGGTCGTCGTCAACGACTGGTCGATCGGCTACCAGGGCTGGTGGGCAAGCGTCGACTGGCTCCAGAGCCTCGACGACGAGGACCGCGAACTCCTCGCCGACGTCACACGCGAACTCACGGAAGACGCCGTCCACCTGCACGACGACGTCGTCGAAGAGCGCATCGGGCAGACGTCGCCGCCGGCCGACGGGACTGCGATGGCCGAACACGACATCACGGTGAACACACTCGAGGACGACGAGCTGGACGCGTGGCGAGCGCCGGTCGATCCACAGGACCATCCCGAACTCTACGACCAGATATACGCGTACGTCGACGATCTCGGTGTCGACGGCCAGGAGTTCCACGACTACCTCTGGACCGAGGCCCGTGCCGACACCACACCGACGGACGTCACTGACGTCACCGTCGACACCTGGTGGGACGACTACGTCGACGATCTGTAA
- a CDS encoding TRAP transporter small permease — protein sequence MDTRTLEIGGTQIEFKDAVRRATAHLEGLLALAILAVYTTIITLDVIQRTLWGGSFTWSLDIVLGLFTWMTWLSAAFAVRHRSHLRFTLVRKQLSNRANYVMYWLEYVAWIVVMGLVLRFSVPIFLDRWETGRIVVGTGFVPSALLYLSVPVGMGLIVLRATEQIVRVRNAYRRGEDVTPTASIGTGGEIDD from the coding sequence ATGGACACTCGCACGCTCGAGATCGGTGGGACGCAAATCGAGTTCAAAGATGCCGTGAGACGGGCAACCGCACATCTAGAAGGCCTCCTTGCGCTCGCGATCTTGGCCGTCTACACGACGATCATCACACTCGACGTGATCCAGCGGACGCTCTGGGGTGGATCGTTCACGTGGAGTCTCGATATCGTCCTCGGACTGTTCACGTGGATGACGTGGCTCAGTGCGGCATTCGCGGTTCGACACCGGTCGCACCTCCGGTTTACGCTCGTTCGCAAACAGCTCTCGAACCGGGCCAACTACGTCATGTACTGGCTCGAGTACGTCGCCTGGATCGTCGTGATGGGGCTCGTCCTCCGGTTTTCGGTGCCGATCTTCCTCGACCGGTGGGAGACCGGCCGGATCGTCGTCGGAACCGGGTTCGTCCCGTCTGCACTGTTGTACCTGTCGGTTCCCGTCGGAATGGGTCTGATCGTGCTACGTGCGACAGAACAGATCGTCCGCGTAAGAAACGCGTACCGTCGCGGCGAAGACGTCACGCCGACGGCGTCGATCGGGACGGGAGGCGAGATCGATGATTGA
- a CDS encoding DUF7115 domain-containing protein, which produces MNVPGIVQSTLDDEEIAARASLGGDDELFITPTRTIIYRADGLLSDESVDDYPHDAERVTLSEGRRKTRITLEYPLEGTREFTVPSSRTETVLHPVLAGILNGNDITDPGETVAKTYRFSELTLIITSDRIVKHIGEAVWDGDFEQHHFDDVTNLSFEDGSVATQIVLEVDGRQQRIKAPNDQADEVREHLEQALFEYYDVTSLEELNEYVAPDDDDERTDDPADAFGDGVDPLGTSGSEVDTPAGTNTTDAGADPDPLSSTDDPLSSVGDETAGNAEAASTDGRNSSAVHETDKNLAGETPDADATTGGGVAASVERPVANDRRSTAGRDGAIGSDAHGRLSDPELRERIADLEATVSRQNELLERHQRTIEKLIEELRQGR; this is translated from the coding sequence ATGAACGTTCCCGGTATCGTACAGTCTACTCTCGACGACGAAGAGATTGCGGCGCGAGCCTCACTCGGCGGCGACGACGAGCTTTTCATCACTCCGACACGAACGATCATCTATCGAGCCGACGGACTGCTTAGTGACGAATCCGTCGACGACTATCCTCACGACGCCGAACGGGTTACGCTCTCTGAGGGACGACGGAAGACACGCATTACGCTCGAGTACCCACTCGAGGGCACACGCGAGTTTACCGTCCCGTCGAGTCGCACCGAGACGGTCTTGCATCCGGTCCTCGCGGGTATTCTCAACGGCAACGACATCACCGATCCCGGCGAGACGGTCGCGAAGACGTACCGGTTCAGCGAGCTGACGCTCATCATCACGAGCGACCGGATCGTCAAACACATCGGCGAGGCGGTCTGGGACGGCGACTTCGAACAGCATCACTTCGACGACGTGACGAACCTCTCGTTCGAGGACGGCAGCGTCGCAACCCAGATCGTCCTCGAGGTCGACGGCCGCCAGCAGCGAATCAAAGCCCCGAACGATCAGGCCGATGAGGTCCGGGAACACCTCGAACAGGCGCTGTTCGAGTACTACGACGTTACCTCGCTCGAGGAACTCAACGAGTACGTCGCACCCGACGACGACGACGAACGGACGGACGACCCGGCCGACGCGTTCGGTGACGGCGTCGATCCACTCGGCACGAGCGGGTCCGAGGTCGACACACCGGCAGGTACGAACACAACCGACGCTGGGGCCGATCCTGACCCTCTCTCAAGCACCGACGACCCGCTCTCGTCAGTCGGTGACGAAACTGCGGGAAACGCCGAGGCGGCTTCCACGGACGGACGTAACTCGAGCGCCGTACACGAGACCGACAAGAACCTCGCAGGCGAGACGCCGGACGCAGACGCTACGACCGGCGGCGGCGTCGCCGCAAGCGTCGAACGGCCGGTCGCGAACGATCGTCGGTCGACCGCCGGTCGCGACGGAGCCATCGGCAGCGACGCGCACGGACGTCTTTCCGATCCGGAGCTGCGTGAGCGGATCGCGGATCTCGAGGCGACCGTTTCCCGTCAGAACGAACTCCTCGAGCGCCACCAGCGGACGATCGAAAAACTGATCGAAGAGCTCCGACAGGGTCGCTGA
- the larC gene encoding nickel pincer cofactor biosynthesis protein LarC, producing MRVLAFDGRMGASGDMILASLLAAGADRETLSPVEDALELEYRVDRTVTCGIEATAVDVLLTDRGDGYEHGHGGEHDHHDRDDGHDHHHDHGDHEHDHVHAEGHGPHRSYAEVVEIVEGLDLPADVETDAREIFELLGRAEAGVHGTDLEETHFHEVGADDAIADVVGAALLVADLEPDRIVTTPLSTGGGTVSMSHGEYPVPTPAVVEIAERADWSLSGGPVERELLTPTGAAILGHLADGVATLPTLELEASGYGAGGYDLDPHPNVLRALVGETAGELVREEIAVLETTLDDATPEVLGGLQETLGGTGARDVSVLPVTMKKSRPGHLVKVICKPEDRERVARALAEETGTLGIRETGVTSRWIAEREFETVTLEADGETYEVTVKVASDENGEVYDVSAEYDDALAVARETALPIREVTRRAERELLEG from the coding sequence ATGCGAGTACTGGCGTTCGACGGGCGCATGGGCGCAAGCGGTGACATGATCCTCGCATCCCTGCTGGCCGCCGGGGCCGATCGCGAGACGCTTTCCCCCGTCGAAGACGCACTCGAGCTCGAGTATCGCGTCGATCGAACTGTCACGTGTGGGATCGAGGCAACGGCCGTCGACGTGCTGTTGACCGACCGCGGCGACGGATACGAGCACGGACACGGTGGCGAACACGACCACCACGACCGCGACGACGGCCACGATCATCACCACGATCACGGCGATCACGAGCACGACCACGTCCACGCCGAGGGCCACGGCCCCCACCGAAGCTACGCCGAGGTCGTCGAGATCGTCGAGGGACTGGACCTGCCTGCCGACGTCGAGACCGACGCCCGCGAGATCTTCGAACTGCTCGGGCGGGCCGAAGCGGGCGTCCACGGCACCGACCTCGAGGAGACCCACTTTCACGAGGTCGGCGCGGACGACGCCATCGCAGACGTCGTCGGCGCGGCGCTTCTGGTCGCCGACCTCGAGCCCGACCGGATCGTCACCACGCCACTTTCGACCGGCGGGGGGACGGTCTCGATGAGCCACGGCGAGTACCCCGTCCCGACGCCGGCGGTCGTCGAGATCGCCGAACGCGCCGACTGGTCGCTGTCGGGCGGCCCCGTCGAGCGGGAGCTGCTCACGCCGACGGGAGCGGCGATCCTCGGCCACCTCGCCGACGGCGTCGCAACGCTGCCGACTCTCGAACTCGAGGCCTCGGGCTACGGTGCGGGCGGCTACGACCTCGATCCCCACCCGAACGTCCTCCGGGCGCTCGTCGGCGAAACCGCGGGCGAACTGGTCCGCGAGGAGATCGCCGTTCTCGAGACGACTCTCGACGACGCCACCCCGGAGGTACTCGGCGGGCTGCAGGAGACGCTCGGGGGCACAGGCGCGCGGGACGTTTCGGTCCTCCCGGTGACGATGAAGAAGTCCCGGCCGGGCCACCTCGTGAAGGTGATCTGCAAACCCGAGGATCGCGAGCGCGTGGCTCGAGCCCTCGCCGAAGAGACGGGGACGCTGGGGATCCGCGAGACGGGCGTGACCTCCCGTTGGATCGCCGAGCGGGAGTTCGAGACGGTCACCCTCGAGGCCGACGGCGAAACGTACGAGGTGACCGTGAAGGTGGCGAGCGACGAAAACGGCGAGGTCTACGACGTGAGTGCGGAGTACGACGACGCTCTCGCCGTGGCTCGAGAGACCGCCCTCCCGATCCGGGAGGTCACCAGACGGGCCGAACGGGAGCTACTCGAGGGGTAG
- a CDS encoding HVO_2523 family zinc finger protein, protein MAGPSEPDEDDDRRGPRCPRCGAALYDRHCKYVCPQHGVIVDCSDPFL, encoded by the coding sequence ATGGCCGGACCGAGTGAGCCAGACGAGGACGACGATCGCCGTGGACCGCGCTGTCCACGCTGTGGCGCTGCGCTGTACGACCGCCACTGCAAGTACGTCTGTCCCCAACACGGCGTGATCGTCGACTGTAGCGATCCGTTTCTGTAG
- a CDS encoding MFS transporter: MYGLSRREIRFALVISSSHFTQHVYYRLLPPLIPVLAVALEYPLWQLGLLISVYQFGMGIVQAPLGVLSDQLDRRYLLPTGLAITGGAYIGFAFAPTLGDPLSALSLFGYTVEGGFIIMSLAMLLVGVGLAVVHPVGYPMITDNVSDTNKGKVLGVFGASSKLGDAAAPAVIAVLILALAWEQIILLFGVAGVLYGISLYVVLRSDDYETVPAGKRTEDGAGSSGDTVERRGYLYPMVAIYLFFISTHISTRGLNTFLPAFLVAVYAYSFEIVGVQVGAESVANMYFSGMLIAGAAMQLVLGGLTDAYDSRQLLLYCMAIATGGMIALALFDLSFLLLLVVVAMLGVGLYGVNPARDALVSDFSPPDYEGRSFGYIFTAGTLTVAPLPAVIGYVLETAGMRMGFLWLAVGPVLAAGCIGLLYSNRIYLESDVGACTDTSD; encoded by the coding sequence ATGTATGGGCTGTCGAGGCGTGAGATCCGCTTTGCTCTCGTTATCAGTTCATCTCATTTCACCCAGCACGTATATTACCGACTCCTTCCGCCACTCATTCCAGTACTGGCAGTCGCGCTAGAGTATCCACTGTGGCAGCTCGGCTTGCTGATCTCGGTTTACCAATTTGGCATGGGTATCGTCCAGGCCCCCCTGGGCGTTCTCTCGGACCAGCTCGACCGTCGGTACCTGCTGCCCACGGGGCTTGCAATTACCGGAGGGGCATACATCGGATTTGCGTTTGCACCGACACTCGGAGATCCACTTTCGGCGCTCTCTCTTTTCGGCTACACCGTCGAGGGCGGATTTATCATCATGTCGCTCGCGATGCTTTTGGTCGGCGTCGGGTTGGCCGTCGTTCACCCGGTCGGATATCCGATGATCACGGACAACGTGAGCGACACGAACAAGGGCAAGGTGCTCGGTGTTTTTGGAGCCTCTTCGAAACTCGGGGACGCAGCAGCACCTGCTGTCATCGCCGTCTTGATTCTGGCTCTCGCCTGGGAACAGATCATCCTTCTTTTCGGTGTTGCAGGGGTTCTTTACGGAATTTCTCTCTACGTAGTGCTTCGAAGCGACGACTACGAGACGGTCCCTGCCGGGAAACGGACCGAAGATGGTGCTGGATCGTCTGGCGACACCGTAGAGCGACGAGGGTATCTCTATCCGATGGTCGCTATCTACCTCTTTTTCATCTCGACGCATATCTCGACCCGCGGTCTCAATACGTTCCTTCCCGCATTCTTGGTCGCTGTTTACGCGTATTCGTTCGAGATCGTGGGCGTTCAGGTCGGTGCGGAGTCGGTGGCGAACATGTACTTTTCGGGAATGTTGATCGCCGGTGCCGCGATGCAACTCGTTTTGGGCGGGCTGACCGACGCGTACGACTCACGACAGCTTCTGTTGTACTGTATGGCAATCGCGACGGGAGGGATGATCGCACTTGCGCTGTTCGATCTTTCGTTCCTTCTCCTCCTCGTCGTCGTCGCTATGCTTGGGGTCGGGCTCTACGGCGTCAACCCGGCGCGTGATGCGCTGGTTAGTGACTTCTCGCCACCCGATTACGAGGGGCGGTCGTTTGGATACATCTTTACTGCTGGAACGTTGACGGTAGCACCGCTGCCGGCCGTCATTGGGTACGTTCTTGAAACCGCCGGGATGAGAATGGGGTTTCTCTGGCTCGCTGTTGGACCCGTCCTCGCCGCTGGCTGTATTGGACTGCTCTATTCCAATCGGATCTATCTGGAGTCGGATGTCGGCGCATGCACCGACACGTCGGATTGA
- a CDS encoding CDC48 family AAA ATPase has protein sequence MNEVQLEVAKAYPNDSGRGIARLDPDTLLHLKLSPGDIIEIEGADTTAAKVWRADRQDWNTDTVRIDGFTRQNADVGIGERVTIRKAEATKADSLVLAPPEEASVQFGSDAAGMVKRQILKRPVVERDIVPVMSSTNHPFMRSPGQAIPLIAVETEPEGVVLITEDTDVELREEPISGFEKTGGGITYEDIGGLQNEIQRVREMVELPMKHPQIFKKLGIEPPQGVLLHGPPGTGKTLLAKAVANETAASFFSIAGPEIISKYYGESEQQLREIFEDAQEESPSIIFIDELDSIAPKREDVTGEVERRVVAQLLTMMDGLESRGQVIVIAATNRVDSVDPALRRPGRFDREIEIGVPDETGREEILQIHTRGMPLSDDVNLSHLADETHGFVGADIESLTKEAAMKALRRYLPEIDLDEEDIPPSLIDRMIVKREDFGGALNEVEPSAMREVLVELPKISWDDVGGLHEAKDQVKESVEWPLSQPEKFDRMGIDPPAGVLLYGPPGTGKTLMAKAVANETNANFISVRGPQLLSKWVGESEKAIRQTFRKARQVSPTVIFFDELDSLAPGRGGDVGSNVSERVVNQLLTELDGLEEMGNVMVIGATNRPDMIDPALLRSGRFDRLVMIGEPDVDGRERILEIHTADTPLAEDVSLKEIAEITDGYVGSDLESIAREAAIEALREDDDADAVEMRHFRQALENVRPTITDDILDYYEQMEEEFKGGSSAIEPTGRRGSRIGFQ, from the coding sequence ATGAACGAAGTTCAACTGGAGGTCGCGAAGGCGTACCCGAACGACTCGGGTCGTGGCATCGCCCGACTCGACCCGGACACGCTCTTGCATCTGAAGCTCAGTCCGGGCGACATCATCGAGATCGAAGGGGCCGATACGACTGCCGCGAAAGTCTGGCGGGCCGACCGGCAGGACTGGAACACCGACACGGTCCGCATCGACGGCTTCACGCGACAGAACGCCGACGTCGGCATCGGCGAGCGCGTCACCATCCGGAAAGCCGAGGCGACGAAAGCCGACTCGCTCGTGCTCGCGCCGCCGGAGGAGGCGTCCGTCCAGTTCGGCTCCGACGCCGCTGGCATGGTCAAACGCCAGATCCTCAAGCGACCCGTCGTCGAACGAGACATCGTCCCCGTCATGTCCTCGACGAACCACCCGTTCATGCGCTCGCCGGGTCAGGCGATTCCGCTGATCGCCGTCGAGACCGAGCCCGAAGGCGTCGTTCTCATCACCGAGGACACGGACGTCGAACTCCGCGAGGAGCCGATCTCGGGCTTCGAGAAGACCGGCGGCGGGATCACCTACGAGGACATCGGCGGCCTGCAAAACGAGATCCAGCGCGTCCGGGAGATGGTCGAACTCCCGATGAAACACCCCCAGATCTTCAAGAAACTGGGGATCGAGCCGCCACAGGGCGTCTTACTCCACGGACCGCCCGGAACGGGTAAGACGCTGCTGGCGAAAGCGGTGGCGAACGAAACCGCCGCGAGTTTCTTCTCTATCGCCGGCCCGGAGATCATCTCGAAGTACTACGGGGAGTCCGAACAGCAACTGCGGGAGATCTTCGAGGACGCCCAGGAGGAGTCGCCCTCGATCATCTTCATCGACGAGCTCGACTCGATCGCGCCCAAACGCGAGGACGTCACCGGCGAGGTCGAACGTCGCGTCGTCGCTCAGCTGTTGACGATGATGGACGGCTTAGAGTCCCGGGGTCAGGTCATCGTCATCGCCGCGACGAACCGCGTCGACAGCGTCGACCCCGCACTTCGCCGTCCCGGTCGGTTCGACCGAGAGATCGAAATCGGCGTCCCGGACGAGACGGGCCGCGAGGAGATCCTCCAGATCCACACCCGCGGAATGCCGCTCTCGGACGACGTCAACCTCTCGCATCTGGCTGATGAGACCCACGGCTTCGTCGGCGCGGACATCGAGAGCCTGACCAAAGAGGCCGCGATGAAGGCGCTGCGACGATACCTCCCCGAGATCGATCTGGACGAGGAAGACATCCCGCCGTCGCTGATCGACCGGATGATCGTCAAACGCGAGGACTTCGGTGGCGCGTTAAACGAGGTCGAGCCCTCCGCGATGCGAGAGGTGCTCGTCGAGTTGCCGAAGATCTCCTGGGACGACGTCGGCGGCCTCCACGAGGCCAAAGACCAGGTCAAAGAGTCCGTCGAGTGGCCCCTGTCTCAGCCCGAGAAGTTCGACCGGATGGGGATCGATCCACCCGCAGGCGTCTTGCTGTACGGCCCACCCGGCACCGGCAAGACGCTGATGGCGAAAGCCGTCGCCAACGAGACCAACGCCAACTTCATCTCGGTGCGCGGACCACAGCTACTCTCGAAGTGGGTCGGCGAATCGGAGAAGGCGATCCGTCAGACCTTCCGGAAGGCCAGACAGGTCTCCCCGACGGTGATCTTCTTCGACGAACTCGACTCGCTCGCGCCGGGTCGGGGCGGCGACGTCGGCTCGAACGTCTCCGAACGGGTCGTCAACCAGCTGTTGACCGAGCTCGATGGGTTAGAGGAGATGGGCAACGTGATGGTCATCGGCGCGACCAACCGTCCCGACATGATCGACCCCGCACTTCTGCGCTCGGGCCGGTTCGACCGGCTCGTGATGATCGGCGAACCCGACGTCGACGGTCGCGAGCGCATCCTCGAGATCCACACCGCCGACACGCCGCTTGCAGAAGACGTCAGTCTGAAGGAGATCGCCGAGATCACCGACGGCTACGTCGGCAGCGACCTCGAGTCGATCGCCCGCGAGGCCGCGATCGAGGCGCTGCGGGAGGACGACGACGCAGACGCCGTCGAGATGCGTCACTTCCGACAGGCCCTCGAGAACGTCAGGCCGACGATCACCGACGACATCCTCGATTACTACGAGCAGATGGAAGAGGAGTTCAAAGGCGGCTCGAGTGCCATCGAACCGACTGGACGACGGGGCAGTCGCATCGGGTTCCAGTAG
- a CDS encoding TVP38/TMEM64 family protein — protein MTLPRSARVVASAVVLGGVVAAGLLSSPSTPLTAVESTASDPYRFGLVVAGLYLVRPALAWPTTPLAVVVGYGYGVALGVPIALVGVVVTVIPVFVVVRRTVGRAGGHDGDVLGGFGLLERTGRAVDRYYEAAGPVRGVTASRLAPIPSDVSTAAAATSGVKLRHLVAGTAIGELPWTVAGVVVGASAATVTTTGLGEFGLPLAVACALAATLLLAGPAYRLARERATPR, from the coding sequence ATGACGCTGCCGCGTTCGGCCCGTGTCGTCGCGAGTGCGGTCGTTCTCGGGGGAGTCGTCGCGGCGGGGCTGCTGTCGTCGCCGTCTACGCCGCTCACGGCAGTCGAGTCGACGGCATCCGACCCGTACCGATTCGGACTCGTCGTCGCGGGACTGTACCTCGTCCGACCGGCGCTCGCCTGGCCGACCACGCCGCTCGCGGTCGTCGTCGGCTACGGCTACGGCGTGGCGCTGGGCGTGCCGATCGCGCTCGTCGGCGTCGTCGTGACGGTGATCCCGGTCTTCGTCGTCGTTCGGCGGACGGTCGGACGCGCCGGCGGTCACGACGGCGACGTACTCGGCGGGTTCGGTCTCCTCGAGCGGACGGGCCGGGCCGTGGATCGCTACTACGAGGCAGCGGGCCCGGTCAGGGGCGTGACGGCCTCGCGACTCGCGCCGATCCCGTCGGACGTCTCGACGGCCGCAGCGGCGACAAGCGGCGTGAAGCTCCGTCATCTCGTCGCCGGGACGGCGATCGGCGAACTGCCGTGGACCGTCGCGGGCGTCGTCGTCGGCGCATCGGCGGCGACGGTGACGACGACCGGACTCGGCGAGTTCGGTCTTCCACTCGCTGTGGCGTGTGCCCTTGCAGCGACGCTATTGCTCGCCGGGCCTGCCTATCGGCTCGCACGGGAGCGGGCCACGCCACGCTGA
- a CDS encoding DUF5830 family protein, giving the protein MGSTDDRVERGLALLERLEHEELPLSAVVDRLETVTTDPTVTRTVLDEAELRGIIDRDDGIVRPKSRSYVRFDRDVITKDGEFTCERCGSTLSTGYFIDVDAGEIGPFGSSCIRKVTGRE; this is encoded by the coding sequence ATGGGATCGACGGACGACCGCGTCGAACGAGGGTTGGCACTTCTCGAGCGTCTCGAACACGAGGAACTGCCGCTGTCGGCCGTCGTCGATCGGCTCGAGACGGTAACGACCGACCCGACCGTAACCCGGACGGTTCTCGACGAGGCGGAACTCCGGGGGATCATCGACCGCGACGACGGCATCGTTCGCCCGAAAAGTCGATCGTACGTCCGGTTCGACCGGGACGTGATCACGAAAGACGGTGAGTTTACGTGCGAGCGCTGTGGGTCGACGCTTTCGACCGGCTACTTCATCGACGTCGATGCCGGCGAGATCGGGCCGTTCGGTTCGTCGTGCATTCGAAAGGTGACTGGTCGGGAGTGA
- a CDS encoding cytochrome C oxidase subunit IV family protein: MTSVRTYTIIYAILLVLGSAKFVFFEFDLFTYWMAMGGTIALAAVKSGLIAGYYMHLIEEPRAVTYMMATALFMVLLLTIAAGYSIQ, from the coding sequence ATGACGAGTGTTCGCACGTACACGATAATATACGCCATACTGCTGGTGCTCGGGAGTGCCAAGTTCGTCTTCTTCGAGTTCGACCTCTTCACGTACTGGATGGCAATGGGCGGTACGATCGCTCTCGCAGCGGTCAAGTCGGGACTGATCGCTGGCTACTACATGCACCTGATCGAGGAACCGCGTGCCGTCACGTACATGATGGCAACCGCGCTGTTTATGGTGCTGTTGCTTACCATCGCCGCTGGATACTCCATCCAGTAA